A window of Syngnathus scovelli strain Florida unplaced genomic scaffold, RoL_Ssco_1.2 HiC_scaffold_27, whole genome shotgun sequence contains these coding sequences:
- the LOC125993163 gene encoding janus kinase and microtubule-interacting protein 3-like, whose amino-acid sequence MGHYQSRVANLESALKQQGQNVKWVEEKQLLRQSNQQLAEKVRRMEAEEARLKEHIQDIRDQNELLEFRILELEEREWRSPVLKFLQVRFPYGLSPLQIYCEADGVSDIVISDLMKKLDILGDNANLTNEEQVVVIHARTLPTLAEKWLEYIKVTKSALQQKMLDIESEKDMFCNQKG is encoded by the exons atgggtcactatcaaagcagagtagcaaatctggagtcagcgctgaagcaacaaggacag aatgtcaagtgggtggaggagaagcagctgctgcgtcagagcaatcagcagttggccgaaaag gtcaggcggatggaggcggaagaagcgcgtctgaaagagcacatccaggatatccgagaccaaaacgaactgcttgagttccgcatcctggagctggag gagagggagtggcgctcccccgtcttgaagtttctgcaagtccgtttcccatacggcctcagccctttgcagatctactgcgaggccgacggcgtgagc gacatcgtcatcagtgatctgatgaagaagctggacatcctgggcgataacgcc aatctcaccaacgaggagcaggtggtcgtgattcacgccaggacccttcccaccctagccgagaag tggttagaatacatcaaagtgaccaagtcagcacttcaacagaagatgttggacattgaaagtgagaag gatatgttctgcaaccagaagggctag